The DNA region CTCGACCGGGTCGCCGTCCGGGACGACCTGGGGGCCCTCGACGGCGAAGCCCAGAGCCCTGAGCCCTTCGGCGACGAGGGGCCCGCCCTTGTCGGGATAGACACCGGCCGAGGCGCGGTTCGAGGCGGTCACGACCAGGGCGCGGTAGCCGGCGGAGGCGCTCATGTCCCGGCCCCTCCGGGCGCCGGACGACGGTAGTCCCCGGACGCGCCGCCCGACTTCGCCTCGACCCGTACGTCCGTGATCACCGCGCTCTTGTCGACCGCCTTGATCATGTCGACCACCGTGAGCGCGGCGACCGACACGGCGGTCAGGGCCTCCATCTCGACGCCCGTGCGGTCGGTGGTCTTCACGGTGGCCAGGATCTCCACGGCGTCGTCGGCGACGGTCAGGTCGACCTTCACTCCCGAGACGGACAGCGGGTGACAGAGCGGGATCAGGTCCGGGGTGCGCTTGGCCCCCATGATCCCGGCGATCCGCGCGGTGGCGAGCGCGTCGCCCTTGGAAACGCCCTCTCCCCGCAGGAGTTCGACGACCCTCGGCGACACGAG from Streptomyces sp. NBC_01754 includes:
- the moaC gene encoding cyclic pyranopterin monophosphate synthase MoaC: MSTQNRLTHIDGAGAARMVDVSEKDVTARVARASGRVLVSPRVVELLRGEGVSKGDALATARIAGIMGAKRTPDLIPLCHPLSVSGVKVDLTVADDAVEILATVKTTDRTGVEMEALTAVSVAALTVVDMIKAVDKSAVITDVRVEAKSGGASGDYRRPAPGGAGT